One Littorina saxatilis isolate snail1 unplaced genomic scaffold, US_GU_Lsax_2.0 scaffold_646, whole genome shotgun sequence genomic region harbors:
- the LOC138955420 gene encoding uncharacterized protein, which produces MTVLKKTHVLTGISLPQCTDGAIELTEGVAGQTITCTGTSSTQQVSWRYDSLTLATCNAPSNCETQFTFVTPTRDDSTSTLTFPGAMTRSLLGNSSITCTLAGTPPQTSNCSIDVIYAADKPTCSISSKRDNSDPKLNGVCTINKAFSSIGRYDCLWFQRHGNAQGTPIPEDMTSVTSPVMIPGTDSNPYYAFNCSFEVTLPLEAGLYNYTVFVQPGSAITSTTYNINSTSQLNVTLNNNTANLTVTEGDQVTVTCTANGRPTPSLQLFSQAGQEETLLNQTDGGDNMLEDRVTSLNYVIISAECRHTATYQCGPRLQEPVNTDPFELHYKGYPVHLSVDMLAFPLPDTFTFEFNGQENNVSESVTPGNLDSRCWTTFAAYAVTCNVTVNKMTSGDAGFYSVWIGNSAGNFTISFEVKYFEPDPQAGESFSTGAAVGVALALVFVVVGVVFVLMWRRHWVLPCASSTANESNNTEHNQAAVSHPVSVEREEQQNASSNEMPADKQQATNQYEILQPLDIGVRSDYAELSHCHADVKSDDGAGKEEEILFCFLIPVPPEVKLDQDLEDPRLQIQECNNGQVETVENTASSLTCVDYTGTVTWQYRSANTGTLPVI; this is translated from the exons ATGACGGTCCTGAAAAAAACCCATGTCCTTACAGGTATTAGTCTGCCCCAGTGTACTGATGGCGCCATAGAACTGACGGAGGGAGTGGCGGGCCAGACAATTACCTGTACAGGCACGAGCTCAACGCAACAAGTGTCATGGAGATATGACAGTTTAACCCTGGCCACGTGCAACGCACCTTCGAACTGTGAAACTCAATTTACATTTGTCACACCGACACGTGACGACAGTACATCCACACTGACCTTCCCGGGGGCGATGACACGGAGCCTGTTGGGCAACAGCTCCATCACCTGTACGCTTGCCGGCACTCCACCACAGACCAGCAATTGCTCCATAGACGTGATAT ATGCTGCAGATAAGCCTACGTGCAGTATATCGTCTAAACGTGACAACAGTGACCCGAAGCTGAACGGCGTATGTACCATCAACAAGGCGTTTTCATCCATCGGACGCTATGATTGTCTGTGGTTCCAGCGACACGGTAACGCGCAG GGCACGCCAATCCCCGAGGACATGACGTCAGTGACGTCACCAGTGATGATTCCAGGCACAGACAGCAATCCTTACTATGCCTTTAACTGCAGCTTTGAGGTGACACTTCCTTTGGAGGCTGGCCTGTACAACTACACGGTGTTCGTCCAGCCTGGTTCTGCCATCACTTCTACAACTTATAATATCA ATTCCACCAGTCAGCTTAACGTtacactcaacaacaacaccgcCAACCTGACAGTTACAGAAGGAGACCAAGTCACTGTGACGTGTACGGCCAACGGACGACCCACGCCATCACTACAGCTGTTCAGTCAAGCTGGACAGGAGGAAACACTGCTAAATCAGACTGATGGTGGTGACAATATGTTGGAAGACCGAGTGACGTCACTCAATTACGTCATCATCTCTGCAGAATGTCGTCACACGGCTACTTACCAAT GTGGACCACGTCTCCAGGAACCAGTGAACACAGATCCCTTTGAGCTGCACTACAAGGGTTATCCTGTACACCTATCTGTCGACATGCTGGCCTTCCCTCTGCCTGACACCTTCACATTTGAATTCAACGGTCAAGAAAACAACGTGTCAGAGTCAGTGACGCCTGGTAATCTAGACAGTCGTTGCTGGACCACCTTTGCTGCTTACGCCGTCACATGCAACGTCACTGTGAATAAAATGACATCTGGGGATGCTGGCTTCTACTCTGTGTGGATTGGGAACAGTGCTGGTAATTTCACCATTAGCTTCGAAGTAAAATACTTTG AGCCAGACCCCCAGGCCGGGGAAAGCTTTAGTACTGGTGCTGCAGTTGGTGTGGCGTTGGCGCTGGTGTTTGTCGTCGTTGGTGTTGTCTTCGTGTTGATGTGGCGACGTCACTGGGTTTTACCTTGCGCTTCTTCCACTGCCAACG AAAGCAACAACACGGAACATAATCA GGCGGCAGTGTCGCACCCTGTATCAGTGGAGCGTGAAGAACAGCAGAACGCCAGCTCTAACGAAATGCCCG CTGATAAGCAACAAGCAACTAACCAGTACGAGATCCTGCAGCCTCTTGACATAGGGGTGAGGTCTGACTACGCTGAGCTCAGTCACTGCCACGCCGATGTGAAGTCTGACGATGGAGCAGgtaaa GAGGaagagattttgttttgtttcctcATCCCCGTACCACCAGAAGTCAAACTAGATCAAGATTTGGAGGATCCTC